A single genomic interval of Centropristis striata isolate RG_2023a ecotype Rhode Island chromosome 8, C.striata_1.0, whole genome shotgun sequence harbors:
- the fhl3a gene encoding four and a half LIM domains protein 3: MADSFDCDNCKESLYGRKYIQSDDSPYCIPCYDSLFSNTCDECKELIGHDARELFYEDRHYHEHCFRCFRCDRSLADEPFTSQDEALLCNDCYCNEFSSKCVACDKVVMPGTRKLEYAGSTWHEGCFICHSCEQPIGSKSFIPDKDEHYCVSCYEDKFAPRCTRCKKTLAKGGVTYRDEPWHKECFVCTSCKTQLAGQHFTSRDENPYCLKCFGSLYAKKCEACSKPITGFGGGKYISFEDRQWHQPCFTCSQCSASLVGAGFFPDGDRILCRDCNSNL; encoded by the exons ATGGCTGACAGTTTTGACTGTGACAACTGCAAGGAGTCCTTGTATGGCCGCAAGTACATCCAGTCTGACGACAGTCCGTACTGCATCCCCTGTTACGACAGCCTCTTCTCAAACACATGCGATGAGTGCAAAGAGTTGATCGGGCATGACGCAAGG GAGCTCTTCTACGAGGACCGACACTACCACGAGCACTGCTTCCGCTGTTTCCGCTGCGACCGCTCGCTGGCCGACGAGCCGTTCACCAGCCAGGACGAGGCGCTGCTCTGCAACGACTGCTACTGTAACGAGTTCTCCTCCAAATGCGTCGCCTGCGACAAAGTCGTCATGCCAG GTACGAGGAAGCTGGAGTATGCCGGCTCCACGTGGCACGAGGGCTGCTTCATCTGTCACAGCTGCGAACAGCCGATCGGCTCCAAGTCCTTCATCCCCGACAAGGACGAACACTACTGCGTGTCCTGCTACGAGGACAAGTTCGCCCCGCGCTGCACGCGCTGTAAAAAG ACCCTGGCTAAAGGTGGTGTGACCTATCGGGACGAGCCGTGGCACAAGGAGTGTTTTGTGTGCACCAGCTGTAAGACGCAGCTGGCGGGTCAACACTTCACCTCCCGAGACGAGAACCCGTACTGCCTCAAGTGCTTCGGCAGCCTCTACGCCAAGAAGTGTGAAGCCTGCAGCAAACCAATCACAG GTTTTGGAGGAGGGAAGTACATCTCATTCGAGGACCGCCAGTGGCACCAGCCATGCTTCACCTGCTCCCAGTGCTCTGCCTCACTGGTGGGCGCCGGCTTTTTCCCCGACGGCGACAGGATCCTGTGCCGCGACTGCAACAGCAACCTATAG